A section of the Centropristis striata isolate RG_2023a ecotype Rhode Island chromosome 7, C.striata_1.0, whole genome shotgun sequence genome encodes:
- the LOC131974874 gene encoding corticotropin-releasing factor-binding protein-like, translated as MSVALRAQLLLFLISLSSRMGLSRYIEDNEAAEGLYSLLSLDQKRDSEDFIFRRPLRCLDMLATDGYFTFVASRPQLACAAFIIAEPSEVISLELSDVNIDCSAGDFIKMFDGWVLKGEKFPSRQDHQLPINQRYTDYCSSTSPGLSTRSSQNVAMIFFRIHSPDSGFTLAVKKLHNPFPCNIMSQSPEGSFTMVMPHQRRNCSFSIIYPVEIRLTDLSLGQAKSNELSPQRQLWTGCSGSGDYVELLGGNGVDTSMMFPVADLCFSPSGLAQMKIGCDNSVVRLVSSGNYINRVSFQYRLLEQHELPKTRENALDNFCSVE; from the exons ATGTCGGTGGCTCTGCGCGCAcagctgctcctcttcctcatctccCTCTCATCACGGATGGGGCTCAGTCGCTACATTGAG gACAACGAAGCTGCAGAGGGATTATATTCTCTGCTCAGTTTGGACCAGAAAAGAGATTCAGAGGATTTTATTTTCCGCCGACCTCTCA GATGTTTGGACATGCTGGCCACTGATGGTTACTTCACTTTCGTGGCGTCTCGGCCTCAGCTGGCCTGTGCAGCTTTCATCATCGCTGAGCCCAGTGAGGTCATCAGCCTGGAGCTGTCTGACGTCAACATCGACTGCAGCGCCGGAGACTTCATCAAG ATGTTTGATGGCTGGGTGCTAAAGGGAGAGAAGTTCCCCAGCAGGCAGGACCACCAGCTACCTATAAACCAGCGCTACACGGACTACTGCTCCTCCACATCACCAGGACTCAGCACCCGCTCCTCTCAGAATGTCGCCATGATCTTCTTCCGCATCCACAGCCCTGACAGTGGCTTCACCCTCGCTGTCAAAAAGCTACACAACCCTTTCC cctGTAACATCATGTCTCAGAGTCCAGAGGGCAGCTTCACCATGGTGATGCCACACCAGCGCAGGAACTGCAGCTTCTCCATCATCTACCCTGTGGAGATCCGACTGACAGATCTCAGCCTGGGGCAGGCCAAGAGCAATGAGCTCAGCCCACAG AGACAGCTGTGGACGGGCTGTTCAGGGTCAGGTGACTATGTGGAGCTGCTAGGGGGGAATGGCGTGGACACCTCTATGATGTTCCCTGTAGCTGACCTCTGCTTCTCCCCCAGTGGGCTCG CTCAGATGAAGATTGGTTGTGATAACTCAGTGGTGAGGCTGGTGTCCAGTGGGAACTATATCAATCGTGTTTCCTTCCAGTACCGACTACTGGAACAACATGAGCTCCCCAAGACCCGAGAGAACGCTCTGGATAACTTCTGCTCCGTGGAatga